AAAAGTTATTGTGTCTTTCCCGTAAGGTGGATTGTGAGCACCTTCAAAAGTTTGAAGTTGAACGGTAATTTCATAATAATTAAGGTAGTTAATCTCCACTCTTCGGATATCAATGATTCTATGTTGCCAAAATTGTTTAGGATTACCATAGTAATCTATTAGTGAATCTTGGATGTATGTATAAATCATGTAGAGTGAAAAACTTTCAAGAAGTTGCTCACGAGTTTCAGTTAAAGATACAGTTGAGTGGATATATTCTTCATGACTTGAGTGAAAATAGTAAAGAGCTATTAGAGATACTAACAAACTTATTAATAATAAAATTATGAAAGATTTTCTCACACGGAAAAGGTAAAAGTTCTTCATAACTTACCTTCAAAAATGAACTACTAAATTATAAATATGAAATTTATCTTAAAACAATTCGTGTAAGTCGCAAAATAAATAAAATGTTCCTCATGTTGAGGATATAAGTCAATTTCGTACTAGAGATATATTATCTCTTTCTATTTTTTAATTTGAAATATATGTTGAAACAAATAGCTGCAGGTATTCCAGTAAAAAAAATAATAGGAAATTCTTTTTGGGCCCTAGTATATTTATCAAGACCTTTTTAACAAGTGACACGTCATATACTACAAGTAAGATTATAGATATTATAAAACATATAAGAACTAGTGTCCAAAATATAGTGTGTCTCATAAGACCTCCAGTGACTGATTATAGATTAATTATAACTGGATAATGTTGGTTTGCAAGTAAATCAAAAAATAGAGATTCGCAATATGCTTGAACATTGAAAACTGAATAGTGCGGTAATGATTGAAACTTGACTTAGTATTATTCTAGATATAGTATTAATTGTAGAAATATTAATCAAAGGGAGACATCTGATGAGTAATGAAAGTTATTATTGGTATTGCCCTGGAAGAGAAGAAGATGTTGATTGGGGTTTATGCTGGGAATTTTGTTTCGCAGGTAGTATTGGGCCTATTGATACAACAGATGAACTTATACAATGGATTAAACAGAGTAAAAAGTTTAAAAATTTAAAAGATTTTCATAAAGTATGCGAAAAATGTTCTCATTGTCAATGGGGTTAGCACTAAAATTTTACACTAATTTCTAACATCAGGTCAAAGCCTCCAAAGTTTCAAATACAAATGTACCGCACATTCAGTTAAGCTGATGTGCTTTTTTATTGCACAAAATAAGTCTATAGCGAACAAATGATCTTTGAAAAGTGAATAGTGCGGTAGTGGTTGAAACTTGACTTAGAAACATGCCAGATGTAGTATTATTTGTAATGCATTGCTTTTTATCGGCATCTGTTTTAAATTATGAACCAAGAATAGGTATTAGTTGAAAGGAGTTAATTATGTGGGAATATACGACAGTAACTTTTAATAGTCTTTTTGATACGGAAAAAAGTTTAAAGAGGAAAAGCGATAAAGTGCTTGAACAACATGGGAAAGAAGGTTGGGAACTTGTTAACTTTCAATGTGTGGGCGGCTTTGGTTCTATGATGGTGCTTGTGTTTAAAAGGGAAAAGAAGCAAGAGTAGAGTATAAGAATAGTCGGAAGTATCATTAGTTCGCATTTTTTACATACCAAGAATTATTCTATTACCGCATATTCATTAAATGAAAATGCGGTTTTTTACTGCCCATTTTAGGGCGCATTTTGAATAGATTGCGACGGAAGAATTTTGGACTTTGCGAACTGAATAGTGCGGTAGTAGTTAAATAAAAAATTGTTGACTCCAATATACTCCCAATATAGTATTGACGTAATAGTGTTTGATAGATTAGAATCGGATAATATTGTGATGTAAAGAGAGACAACAAGTTGTGGGGGATAAGAAATATGGAAGAATTATTTTTATTAAAGATTAAAAAACAAATGCTTAAGGATTGTGTGGATTTGTATTAATAATAATTACTTTATAGGTTATGCAGCTTTATTAGATGATAAGATGGTAGCCTTGAGTATAGGTATGAAAAAACCATGGATAAAAGGTTTTGAATATTATATTGATAAATTTTACGTTAGTTACGAAATGCAGGGTAGAGGTATTGGTAGCTGGTTTATAAAGGCAATAGAAGAAGATATTAACGAGCAAGGAATAAATGGCATGATATTAAACACAGAAAAAGATTATCCATCGCAAAAATTCTATAAAAAAAACGGATTTAAAAACACTTGGTGACTTAATAGTTCTTGGTAAATAATGCTTCGTAATATTTATAGAAACCGCCTATAGTGGAAGAAAGGTAAAATTATGAGAAAACAAAAGTGGAAAGCTTTTGAAATGGACGATATGACAACAGTGCAGAAGCAACAGAGTGGTTTTGTAGTGTATGTTGAAAAGAGGGATATTTCTCTTTAGGTGGTAGACCTGAAAAGACAATATATGAATTATGAAATTAGCGAAATACCAAGCAACCGAAAGAGAAGGGCTACATGTGAATATGAAGGTCAGCCATGCGTTGAAATTTCACTAAAAAAGGCTTTGAAATACCAGCTAAGATTACATAAGTATAAAGAACCATTTATATTGTGTTCTTGTCCATAAGTCGCCAGTAAGAATTGAAACTTGACATAGAAAAATGCCAAATGTAGTATTATCATAAATGTATTGCTTTTTATCGGTATCGTTAAATTATGCGAAACAATGGTCATATTTTCTTAAGCCGATAATTCTAGTGATGCGATTGGAGAATTTAACATGAAAATCACAATGATACATGGGCAAAACCATAAGGGAAGTACTTATCATATAGGAAAGTTATTGGCGTATAAGCTTGCAAAGGAGGACGAAATTACAGAGTTTTTCCTACCAAGGGACTTGAATCATTTTTGCATGGGCTGCTACCAATGCATTGAAGATGATACAAAATGCCCATACTATACGGAAAAGCGGATCATCACCGACGCTATGGAAAAGGCAGATATGCTTATTTTCACGACTCCAAACTATTGCATGGGTCCATCTGCATCCATGAAAGCTTTGCTTGACCTGATGTTTACATATTGGATGTCACATTGTCCAAGAGAGTGGATGTTCAGAAAGAAAGCAGTTGTTATTTCAACTGCTGCTGGAGCAGGAGCTAAGCAGGCCATTAAGAACGTGAAAAAATCTCTCTTCTATTGGGGTGTTCCTTATATAAAAAGCTATGGCATTAACGTACAGGCCATGAACTGGGCTGGTGTGAAGGAGGATAAGAAAATAAAAATTGAAAAAGATATGATTAAGTTTGCCCGAAAATTTGCATATGTTGAAAGACCGAGAGCCTGTATAAAGACAAAATTCGTATTTTTTATGATGGCGAATATGCACAAAGCCGGATTGGACTCTTCTCCTGTCGAAAGGCAATACTGGGAGGAACGGGGTTGGCTAAATAAGGAGCGACCTTGGAAAAAAAGGTCATGAGGATTGCATAAGGTGTGTCGAATGTCGTAATCCTTTATCTATCAATAATCATTCTATTACCGCACAGTTAATTTTAAATGTTGCGGTTTTTTACGCTCATATAAGTTCGCAAAATGAATAAAAAGCGTCCAAATAAATCTCTTTGAAAAATGAATAATGTGGTAGTGATTGATATTTGATTACAGATATAGTATTAGTATTAAGGTAATATATGGATTACAAGGAAGGGAGTTAAATATATGCCAAAAGGAGTAATGATATTTCCATTTATTATTATAGGATTGATTTTTACTATTGGATTATTAAATGTTATATGTCCTAAATTATTGTGGAAGACTTTTGAAAGCTGGAAGGCTACAAAAGAGCCAAGTAATGCTTATTTTTATTTCACGAAGAATTGCAGGTATCATGATACAATTTCTGAATCCATTTTATCTGGAGTTACATTACAAGCAGCCACTGTACTGTCATAGGCATTATCAAAAATACAGGTGTTATACCTTAGTATGGCTGTGGCAATGATTATACTTAAATTCCTTAAAAAAGGGTTTGAAGCATACGTTCTATGGACAGAAGGGGATGCTGATGCAGACCCTTTGCTTTATGGGCTTCAGCCTTTTGAGTATGAAGCGAGTTTTTAATAGAAGTTCCTCAGCCATTTTACTGATAGTTGTTTCAACGGATAAGAATCCTTAGTACAGCTACTTAAATGCTTTGTCAAACGTTCTTTGTTCTCTCATTTTGAATCCCTCCCTTTTTTATTATATAGGGATTCTTCGTGTCCATCAAACTGGAGTAAGGTCATATCTTAGAATAATAGTCGAAATACAACACCCATAAAGGATAAGCTATTAGCTTATCCTTTATGGGTGTGAACATACTTTTTTTAGGTAAACTCT
This region of Clostridium sp. BNL1100 genomic DNA includes:
- a CDS encoding DUF3888 domain-containing protein, whose product is MKNFYLFRVRKSFIILLLISLLVSLIALYYFHSSHEEYIHSTVSLTETREQLLESFSLYMIYTYIQDSLIDYYGNPKQFWQHRIIDIRRVEINYLNYYEITVQLQTFEGAHNPPYGKDTITFRTKEYTTSLKMIKFKHEEN
- a CDS encoding DUF4177 domain-containing protein → MWEYTTVTFNSLFDTEKSLKRKSDKVLEQHGKEGWELVNFQCVGGFGSMMVLVFKREKKQE
- a CDS encoding GNAT family N-acetyltransferase; translation: MWICINNNYFIGYAALLDDKMVALSIGMKKPWIKGFEYYIDKFYVSYEMQGRGIGSWFIKAIEEDINEQGINGMILNTEKDYPSQKFYKKNGFKNTW
- a CDS encoding NAD(P)H-dependent oxidoreductase translates to MKITMIHGQNHKGSTYHIGKLLAYKLAKEDEITEFFLPRDLNHFCMGCYQCIEDDTKCPYYTEKRIITDAMEKADMLIFTTPNYCMGPSASMKALLDLMFTYWMSHCPREWMFRKKAVVISTAAGAGAKQAIKNVKKSLFYWGVPYIKSYGINVQAMNWAGVKEDKKIKIEKDMIKFARKFAYVERPRACIKTKFVFFMMANMHKAGLDSSPVERQYWEERGWLNKERPWKKRS
- a CDS encoding DUF6199 family natural product biosynthesis protein codes for the protein MPKGVMIFPFIIIGLIFTIGLLNVICPKLLWKTFESWKATKEPSNAYFYFTKNCRYHDTISESILSGVTLQAATVLS
- a CDS encoding conjugal transfer protein TrbL family protein, yielding MLYLSMAVAMIILKFLKKGFEAYVLWTEGDADADPLLYGLQPFEYEASF